Genomic window (Microbacterium oxydans):
ACACCGCCAAGGTGCTCGACACCGAGTCCCTCCGCGCCTCGGTCGAGGCCATCACCGCATCGAGCCGCGTCGACATCTTCGGCGTCGGCGCCAGCTCCATCGTGGGGCTCGACCTGCAGCGCAAGCTCACCCGCATCGGGCGCACCGCTCTGGAGTGGTCCGACCCGCATGCCGCCTGGACCTCGGCTGCCACGCTCGGCCCCGGCAACGTCGCGATCGCGGTGTCCCACAGCGGTGCGACCACCGACACGATCGAGTTCCTGCTCCTCGCGCGCAGTGCCGGGGCGACGACCATCGCCCTCACGAACCATGCGGGCGCTCCGCTGGCCGACCACGCCGACCTCGTGCTGACGACCGCGGCTCGCGAGACGGGCTTCCGCTCCGGCGCGCTGGGAAGCCGGATCGCCCAGCTCATGGTGGTCGACTGCATCTTCATCGGGGTCGCCCAGTCGAACTACGACCGCTCGATGGAGGCGCTCCGCGACACCTTCGCCGCCGTGCACCGCGGGCGGAAGACGAGCTGACCACTCCTCCACATTTCATGACGTCTGCGACCTCTCCACGGATGCCGGAATTCCGGCGATCGCCACCCTGGAAGCGGCGTAACGTCTCCTGCATACCCGCACACGGCAAGGAGAGCACTCGTGACCACGGACACCATGACGATCGTGATCAGCGCGATCGGCATCGTCCTCACCGTGAGCACGAGCCAGTTCGCCGGGGCGGCCTGGATGGTCCGCCGCATCGATGCCGTGGACGACAAGCTCAACGACCGGATCGACGCCGTCGAAGAGAATCTCAGCAGGCGCATCGACGCGGTCGACGAGAATCTCAGCTCCCGCATCGACGCGGTCGACGACAAGCTCAGCTCCCGCATCGACGCGGTCGCCGCCGACGTCACCGACCTCAAGATCTCCGTCGCCCGCCTCGAAGGACCCCCGCGACACCTCCTCACCGTCGGACGGAGCTGAGATCGTGGCCACGGACACCCTGACCATCGTCATCAGCGCGATCGGCATCGTCCTCACTCTCGGCACGAGCACGTTCGTCGGTGCCTCCTGGATGGTCCGCCGCATCGACGCCGTCGACGAGAAACTCAGCAGCCGCATCGACGCCGTCGCCGAGAATCTCAGCTCCCGCATCGACGCGGTCGCCGCCGACGTCACCGACCTCAAGATCTCCGTCGCGCGCCTCGAGGGACCCCCGCGACACCTCCTCAGAGCCAGCCGCTGACGCCTCGACGACGAGACGACAGAGCGCCCGCGCGGCGCCGCGTCAGCGGAGGGCGAGCGCGAGGGCGGCGGCGCCGATCAACGGCCCCTCGTCGCCCAGACCCGATCGCACCACCCGCGTACGGCGAGAGTACTCGTGCACGGCGCTCGCGGTGAGGGCGTGCTGCACGAGGTCGATGTAGTCCGGAGACACGCGCGAGAAGCCGCCGCCGATGGCGACGACGTCGAGGTCGACGAGGGTCGCGGCGTCCGCCAGCGCCTCTCCGACCGCGCGGGCCGAGCGTTCGATCGCCGAACGGGCGATCGCATCCCCCGCCGCCGCGTCTCGAGCGAGATCCTCACCCGTGGCTCCGCGCCATCCCTGCGCCTGCGCCCACGCGGCGCTCGCCGGCCCCGAGGCGATCTCCTCGAGAGTGAGACCGTCCTCACGGCGGACCTGGCCGAGGTGCCCGGCGTTGCCGGTGGCTCCGGGGACGTACGAGCCGTTCACCACGAAACCGCCGCCGACCCCGGTCGACACGACGATCGACAGCGAAGCACCAGCACCCTGCGTGGCGCCGAGCCAGGACTCGGCGAGCGCGAGCGCTCCTCCGTCGTGCCCCAGGACGGTGGGGACGTCACGGCCCATGACCGTGGACGCGGCGGCGTGGACGGCCTCGGTGAGACCGAAGCCGCGGGCGAGCGGCATGTTGACCGGCAGGATCGCACCAGCGGTCCGGTCGACGGGACCGGCGCTGCCGATACCCGCCCCGACGAGCTCGGCATCCGCGGGGAGCGCCGCGAGCGCGTGCTCGACGATCGCGATGACCGCGGCGTCCAGCGACGCGAACGTGGCCTCGCGACCGGTCGCCTGGCGACTGCGGCTGCCCTCGACGAGCACACCGTCCTCCGCGACGAGCGCGGCCTCCATCTTCGTGCCGCCGACGTCGACGGCGAGGGCGTGGCGCGTCACTGGGGGTCGAGCCCGAGGTCGTCGAGGTCGAAGGCTGCGCGCCATTCGAGACCCTCGGCTTCGATGGCGGCCTGCGCGCCCGTCTTGCGGTCGACGATCACGGCGACCGCGACGATCTCGGCGCCTTCGCGACGCAGAGCCTCGACGGCCTTGAGCGCGGACTGCCCGGTGGTGGAGGTGTCTTCGAGCACGACGACGCGCTTGCCCTTGACGTCGGCACCCTCGATCTGGCGACCGCGGCCGTGGTCCTTGGGCTCCTTGCGCACGACGAACGCGTCGAGCGGGGTACCGGCCGCGACCGAGGCGTGCAGCACCGAGTTCGCGATCGGGTCGGCACCGAGAGTGAGGCCACCGACGGCCACCACGTCGAGGTCGCCGATCAGGTCGAGCATGATCCGGCCGATCGCCGGGGCCGCCCTGTGGTCGAGTGTGAGCTTGCGCATGTCGACGTAGTACGTCGCCTTCTTGCCGCTGGAGAGGGTGAAGTCACCGTGGAACACCGCCTCGTCCTTGATGAGGTCGAGGAGTGTCTGGCGGTCTGCGTCGAGTGCGGTCACGGCATCCAGTGTAGAAGGCGCGAGCACGGTCGTCCGCGGCGGCTCGTGTCGGATGCCGCAACTAGGCTGGACGTATGCGCTTGGCCACCTGGAACGTCAACTCCATCCGCACCCGCGTCACCCGTACCGTCGAGTTCGCCGTCCGTGAGGACATCGACGTGCTGGCGATGCAGGAGATCAAGTGCAAGCCCGAGCAGTTCCCCTACGGACCGTTCGAGGAGGCCGGCTACCACGTCGAGGTGCACGGCCTGAACCAGTGGAACGGTGTCGCCATCGCGAGCCGCCTGCCCGTCACCGACGTGCGCACGTCGTTCGACGGGATGCCGGGTTTCGCCAAGGGTCATGAGGGCCCGGATGCGCCGCTCGAGGCCCGCGCGCTCGGCGTGATGGTCGACGGCGTGCGCGTGTGGAGCCTGTACGTGCCCAACGGCCGTTCGCTGGAGGATCCGCACTACCTCTACAAGCTGCACTGGCTCGAGCAGCTGAAGAAGTCGACGGCTGCCGAGCTCTCGGCGAACCCCGACCTTCCGCTCGCCCTGGTGGGCGACTTCAACATCATCCCGTTCGACGTCGACAACGGCGACCCCGACATCGTGATCGGCCGTTCCACGCACGTCTCCCCGCAGGAGCGCGATGCGTTCTTCGCCTTCCAGGACGCCGGGGTCACGGATGTGGTCCGCCCGCTCATCCCCGAGGGCTTCACCTACTGGGACTACCAACGGCTGAAGTTCCCCCGCAACGAGGGCGTCCGCATCGATTTCGTCCTGGGCTCGCGCATGCTGGCCGAGGCCGTGACCGGCGCGTCGATCCACCGTGACGAGCGCAAGGGCGAGCAGCCCAGCGATCACGTCCCGGTGGTCGTCGACCTCGATTTCGGCGGCACCGATGACGACGACGACATGCCGATGATCTTCTCCTGACGCCCCACCCGTTCGCTGCGCGAGCGAAACGAGACGAAACGCCATGACCATCCGACTGATCGCCACCGACCTCGACGGCACTCTCCTCGACTCGACGTCCACCGTCACCCCGCGCACGCGGGCGGCACTCGACGCGGCCCGTGCCCGTGGAATCCACGTCGTCCCGGTCACGGCACGGCAGCCGATCGGTCTGCGGGCCATCGCGGCCGACGCCGGGTTCGAGGGATGGGCGCTGTGCAGCAACGGCGCCTATGCCGTGCGCCTCGACGACGGACGGATGCTGTTCGCCGAAGAGCTTCCGTCCGACACGATCCGCGCCCTCGCCGAGGCACTGCGCGCCAGCATCCCGGGGCTGCTGTTCGCGAGCGTGCGCGATGCCGGCGAGACGTTCGTCGCCCAGGACGGCTACGCCGCGATCGCCCAGCTCGCCGACCATAAGCGCGACCCGGCGACGATGGGCGGTGTGCCGCTGGACCAGGTGCTCGCGGCCCCCAGCCTGAAGTTCGTGATCCGGCATCCGGAACTCGCCCCGGACGCGCTCTTCGACGCGCTGCGGTCGCTCGGGCTGACCGGCTTCGAGGCGACGCTCTCGGGAGCCCCCTTCGTCGAGGTCATGGCAGAGGGCGTCACCAAGGCCACGGGCCTCGCCCGGCTCTGCGAGCACCTCGGCATCGACCGCGCCGACGTGGTGGCCTTCGGCGATGCGCTCAACGACGTCGAGATGCTCCGCTGGGCGGGCCGCGGTGTCGCGATGGCCGGCGCCGAGCCCGTCGTGCGCGAGGCCGCCGACGAGACGACCGCCTCGAACGATGAAGACGGTGTGGCGCAGATGATCGAGCGGCTCCTCGGCTGAGTTCCCCCCCGTTTCAGTCGAACGTCCCGACCTCCGGCACCCGATCGGTGCGCCCGTAGCGGAGCAGCGTCACGCCGCCGTCGTCGGTGATCGGCTCCTGGAGCAGTTCCAGCACCGACGGGAGGGCACGGTCGTCGAAGACCTTCTTGCCCGCGCCGAGCAGGATCGGGTACACCCAGAGGTTCAGCTCGTCGAACAGTCCCTCGGCGAGCAGCGTGTGCACGAAGTCGAGGCTGCCGATCACGTGCACCTCTCGGTGGGCTGCCCGCATCGCGGCCACCTCGGCGGCCAGGTCGGCGCCGACGCGCGTGCTGCCCTCCCAGCCGAGCGCGATGTCGGCGTCCCGGGAGGCCACGTACTTCGGCACCCGGTTGAAGAGCGTCCCGATGTCGCCCGACTCCCCCTCGGTGTGATGCGGCCAGTACGAGGCGAAGATGTCGTAGGTGCGCCGCCCGAGCAGCAGCGCATCCAGGCCGCGCATCCCCTTCTCGATCTCGGGGCCGACGCCGGACGACGGATGCCCGGCCTGCCAGCCGCTGAAGCGGAACCCGCCGGAGGTGTCCTCATCGGTACCCCCGGGCCCCTGTGCCACACCGTCGAGAGATGTGAAGAGGTCGATCAGGATGCGACCCGATGTGTGGTCGTTCATGTCATGCTCCCTACTGTCATTCGTGCGATGTGGAAAGTCGCGGCGAACGAGTCCAGCATCGACTCCTCCCCGCGGACGACGGCGACGACGTCCTCCGCCAGCGCCTCCGCCGGCGTGATCTCGCCGCCGATCAGACGGCGGACGCCCGGACCGGCGACGATCACCGCATCCGGCTCCCCCTCGGGAAGGCGACCGCCGACGGGTGGCGCCGGAGGCGCGAGCTGCGCGACACGGAGCTCGCCGTCGCGCACCGACGCGCGGAGGGCGACGTCGCCGACGTGCAGCTCGTACTCGGCATCCGCCGCGGCATCCGCCTGGAACGCCGTGCGCAGGGCCATGGTGAGCGAGTCCGGGGTGACGACGTCGCCCTCCTCCGGATCGCCCATCGCCTGGAAGCCCCAGCGGCCGAGAGCGAGCATGATCGGCTCGAACGACCGGCCGTACGGGGTGAGCTCGTACACGAGGCCACAGTTCAGCAGGGGAACCCGGCGGACGACCCCGCCCTCCTGCAGCTCCTTCAGCCGCGTGGACAAGATGTTGGTCGGAATGCGCGGCAGCCCCTGCTTGAGGTCGGTGTAGCGACGGGGCCCGACGAGCAGATCGCGGACGATGAGCAGACCCCACCGCTCCCCGATCAGCTCGACGGCCGTCGTCACACCGCAGTACTGGCCGTAGCTGCGCGCTGCCACGTCAGGCCGATGCCGTGGAGTCGGCCACGTGATCCGGGCCGTTCTCCACGGCCTCCGGGGTCATGTAGAGGAAGCCGAGCGAGTTGCCGTCGGGGTCGTCGAGGTCGCGGGAGTACATGAACCCGTAGTCCTGCACGGGCTTCGGCTCCGCACCGCCCGCGGCGAGGCCCTTCTCGAGGATCGCGTCGACGTCCTCGCGCGAGTCCCGGCTGAACGCCACCGACACCTGGGCGACCTCGTTGGGATCGGCGATCGGCTTGTCGGTGAAGGTGGCGAAGAACTCGCGCTTGAGGACCATGAAGTAGATGTCCTCGCTCCACACGATGCACGCGGCGTTCTCGTCGGTGAACTGCGGGCTGATCTCGCAGCCGAGCGCCGTGTAGAACGCCTTGGCGCGCTCGAGGTCGCTGGTGGGCAGGTTGACGAAGACCTTGGTCATGATGACTCGTTTGTCGATTCCGGATGCCGAGTGGTCATTCCTGGATGTCCACAAGCTTGCAAAAAACAACCAAGCTTGTCAATAGCAAGTAGAGAATCCATCCGCCGCACGGGGGATGCGGTCCCGGCAGCCTCCGCCCTACGGTGGAAGGATGCCCGCCCCGTTCATCCGCACACCGACCGAGCGCGAACGGCGGAGCGACATCGTGCTCGCGGCGGTCATGTTCGTGGGGGCCGTGCTGAGCGCGGGCCTCTCCTCGATCGCCGAGGTGTGGGGCGACGAGCAGGCCCCGCTGTGGACCGCCCTCGTGTACGCGGTCGTCGTCTGCGCTCCCCTGGCGGTCCGACGCCGGTGGCCCGGCACGGTCGCGATCATCGTCGTGGCCGCCTACTTCACCGCCGTGACGATCCGCATCCCGGAGATCTACGTCGGCAACATCGCGATGTTCATCGCCATCTACACGGCCGGCGCATGGATGAACGACCGCCGCCGCGCGATCATCGTCCGCGTCGGGATCATCGTCAGCATGTTCGTGTGGCTGCTGATCACCATGTACCGCGACGCGATCCGCGAGGCCGACAAGGCGGACGTCATCGCCGGCGCCATGTCGCCCTACGTGGCTTTCATGCTCATCCAGCTGCTGCTGAACGTGCTCTACTTCGGCGGGGCGTACTACTTCGGCGAGCGCTCCTGGGCGGCAGCCGTGCAGCTGGCCGTGCTCGAGCAGCGCACCGCCGAGCTGGAGCGCGAGCGCGAGGTCACCGCGGCCCAGGCCGTCGCCCTCGACCGGGTGCGCATCGCCAGGGAGCTGCACGACGTCGTCGCCCACCACGTCTCGGTCATGGGCGTGCAAGCGGGAGCCGCGCGCCTGGTGCTCGAGCGTGATCCGGCCGAGTCCGCGCGCATCCTCACCGGCATCGAGGGCTCTGCCCGCGACGCGATCCACGAGCTGCGTCAGCTGCTGGAGACTCTGCGGACCCCCGGAGGAGAGACGACGGATACCGCCTCGACCCTCGCCCTCGACGACATCGCCGAACTCGTCGACGCCTCGACCGAGGCGGGACTGCCGACCGCCTACACGGTGATCGGCGATCCGGCGCCCGTCCCGTCGCTCATCGCCGTGAATCTCTACCGCATCGCGCAGGAATCGCTGACGAACGCCCGCCGTCACGCCGGCCCCGATGCGACCGCCGACGTCCGCGTGCGCTACGACGACGATGGCGTCGAGGTCGAGATCGTGAACACGGGGCGCCCGGTCGCCCAGCTGCGGCCCGGGCTCGGCCAGCTGGGGATGCGGGAGCGCGCCGCGGCCTCCGGAGGCACGCTCGAGGTGACCCCCCGACCGTTCGGCGGCCTGCGTGTGCGCGCCCGTGTGCCCTTTCCCATCGCGAGCGAATCGAGCATGAACCGATGAGCACCCCGATCCGCGTGCTGCTCGTCGACGACCACGCCCTGCTGCGCGCCGGCTTCCGCACGATCCTCGATACCCAGCCCGATATCACCGTGGTCGGCGAGGCGTCGTCCGGAGCGGACGCCGTGGCGCAGGCATCCGCTCTCCTCCCCGACGTCATCACGATGGACGTGCAGATGCCCGACATGGACGGCATCGAGGCGACCCGGCGCATCGTCGCGGACCCGGCGGTCGGCGCGGCCATCGCGATCGTGACGACCTTCGACCGCGACGACTACCTCTACCAGGCGCTGGATGCCGGAGCCAGCGGCTTCCTGCTGAAGAACGCCGGGGCGGAGGATCTGATCGGCGCCGTCCGCGCCCTCGCCGCGGGCGACGGGATGCTGGCGCCCGAGGTGACCCGGCGGGTGCTCGCGCGCTTCGCCGCGACAACGGCGGAGCAACCGGCGTCTGTCCCGGCCTCATCGGTCCCGGTCGCGACGGCGGGCGTTCCGGTCGCGAAGGTGTCCCTCGCCGAGCCGCTCACCGAACGCGAGGCCGAGGTGCTCACGCTGCTCGCGGACGCCCGGAGCAACGCCGAGATCGCGCGAGCGCTGTTCATCGGCGAGGCGACCGTGAAGACGCACGTCTCACGCGTCCTGCAGAAGCTCGGCGCCCGCGACCGGGTGCAGGCCGTCGTCCTCGCGCATCGCATGGGCCTCGCCTAGGACGACAGCCGTGACCGAGTACTGGAACCACAACGCGGCGTACCACGGGTGGATCATCAGAGCCGTCTCGGGCGCACATCGGCGCGATGCCCTCGACGTCGGATGCGGCGAAGGGCTCCTCCTGCAGCGACTCGCCCCCGGGTACGACACCGTGACCGGCATCGAGCCCCACCCGGGAACAGCCGAGCGCGCGCGGGCGCGACTCCGCGACATCCCGGATGCGACCGTCGTCCTCTCCGACTTCGCGGACTTCGACGCGGGCGACCGACGGTTCGACCTCCTCACGTTCGTCGCGACCTTGCATCACATGGATACGCGCTCGTCGCTGGCGAAGGCCGTGACGCTCCTCCGCCCCGGCGGGAGGCTGCTGATCGTCGGACTCGCCGCCGACCGCACGCCCGCGGACTGGACCCTGTCGGCCCTCGCGCTGCCGTGGGCGCGGCTCGGGTCGATGCTCCACCGCGAGTCGCGCGACATCGGCGTCCCCACCGCCGCGCCCACCGAGAGCATCGCGGACATCCGCTCCCTCGCCCGCGATCTGCTCCCCGGCGCCCGCCTCCGCCGCGGGATCTACTACCGCTACCTGCTGTCCTGGACGAAGCCGGCACCGACGCCGAGCGAGACGCCGGGTGGGCCGACCGGACGGTGAGGGTCGTCCCGCACACCGGCACCCCGCGATAACCTCGGAGCCATGCCCGACGCCGCGCCCCTGTCCCGCCCGATCATGGCGGGGGTGGTCACGGCCCTCGTCGGATTCACGAGTTCCTTCGCGGTCGTACTGACCGGGCTCGACGCCGTCGGGGCGAACGCGCCCCAGGCGGCCAGCGGACTCCTCGCGGTCAGCCTCATGATGGGCCTCGCGTGCGTGGTGCTCGCCTGGCGGTACCGGATGCCGATCACCGTGGCGTGGTCCACTCCCGGCGCGGCGCTCCTGGTGGCGACCGGCACCGTCGACGGCGGCTGGTCCGCGGCGGTGGGCGCGTTCCTGGTGACCGCGGCGCTGATCCTGCTCACGGCGCTCTGGCCGGCGCTCGGCGCCCTGATCGCCCGCATCCCGCCGTCGATCGCCCAGGCAATGCTGGCCGGCGTGCTGCTGCCGCTGTGCCTCGCCCCGATCACGGGGATCGTCACGAATCCCTGGGGCGTGATCCCGGTCGTGCTCACCTGGCTGGTGTTCGCGCGCCTGGCGCCCCGGTGGGCGGTGCCGCTCGCGTTCGTGGCCGCGACCGTGGTGGTCGCGGTCTCCCTGATCGGTGAGGGTGCCGCATTCGATCCGCGCGTGCTGCTGCCGCACCTCGAGTTCACGACGCCGACGTTCACGGTCGGCGCCCTCGTGGGCCTCGCGCTCCCGCTGTTCATCGTGACCATGGCCTCCCAGAACGTGCCGGGCATCGCGATCATGCGCAGCTTCGGCTACGAGGTGCCCTGGCGTCCGGCCATGCTGGTCACCGGACTGGGCACCGCGGTCGGAGCCACCGCGGGCGGGCACGCCATCAACCTCGCCGCGATCAGCGCGGCCCTCGCCGCTTCGCCGGATGCCGACCCCGATCCGAAGCGGCGGTGGGTGGCCGGCGTCTCGACCGGGGCGTCGTACCTCGTGCTCGGCGCGTTCTCCGCCGCGTTCGCCGCTCTCGTGGTGCTCGCACCCGCCGCCGTGATCCCCGCCGTCGCCGGTCTCGCGCTGTTCGCGGCGTTCGGCTCGTCGGTGCAGCAGGCGATCGACGAACCGGGCGAGCGCATCCCCGCCGTGGTGACCTTCCTGGTGGCCGCATCCGGCATCGCCGTGCTCGGCGTCAGCGCCGCGTTCTGGGCCCTCGTCGCCGGCCTCCTGGTCCGCACGGTCCTCCACCCACCCCGCCCCTGACCCCCTCTCTCCCCTCTCCCCCCTCCCCCCTCCCTCCCCCTCCCTCCTCGTCACCGTCGTCGAGTGCACGAGTACTCGACGAGCGCACGGCGGATATGCGCCGGGCTCCCGTGCACTCGGCGACATCCCGTGCACTCGACGCCTGAGGGAGGCAGCAGGGAGGCAGCAGGGAGGCAGGAGGCGGGGGCTCCCCCGGGTGGGTGATGCCGCGGGGTCCGCCGTGCGGGGGATGCCCCGGGGAGGGGCCCGGTCGTAGCGTGAGAGACATGACGACAGGAATGCTCGAACTCTCCGGCATCACCAAGAGCTACGGCTCTCGGCGCGTGCTCGACGACGTGTCCTTCACGGTCGCCCCCGGGCGCCTGACGGGCTTCGTCGGCGGCAACGGCGCCGGCAAGACCACCACCATGCGGATCGTCCTCGGTCTGCTCTCCTCCGACGGGGGAAGCGTGAAGCTGGATGGCGCGCCGCTCACCGCCGAGGACCGCCGTCGCTTCGGCTACATGCCGGAGGAGCGCGGCCTCTACCCGAAGATGAAGGTGCTCGAGCAGATCGTCTACCTCGCCCGCCTGCACGGCTTCGGCAAGTCGGACGCCACAGAGCGCGCGACGGCCCTGCTCACGGAGCTCGGCCTCGGCGAGCGGCTGAACGACACGATCGAGTCGCTGTCGCTGGGCAACCAGCAGCGGGCGCAGATCGCCGCCTCGCTCGTGCACGATCCCGAGGTGCTCATCCTCGACGAGCCGTTCTCGGGCCTCGACCCGCTCGCGGTCGACGTGGTCGCCGGCGTGCTGCAGTCCAGCGCGGCCAAGGGCGCATCGATCCTCTTCTCCTCCCACCAGCTCGACGTGGTCGAGCGCCTGTGCGACGACCTCGTCATCCTCGCCGGAGGCACGATCCGCGCGTCCGGCTCCCGCGACGCACTGCGCGCCGAGCACGCCCACGACCGCTACGAGCTGGTCTCGGCCGGAGACGCCGGCTGGCTGCGCACCGAGCCCGGCGTGACGGTCGTCGACTTCGAGGGCGGCTACGCGCTGTTCGACGCGGACGGCCCCGAGACGGCGCAGCGCGTGCTGCAGTCGGCCGTGCAGCGCGGCGATGTCGCGAGCTTCGCCCCCAAGCATCCGTCCCTCGCGCAGATCTTCAAGGAGGTCATCCAGTGAGCACCCCCACCCCCGCCCGCGGCTCCAACGGCATCTGGCTCGTCGCCGAGCGCGAGATCGGATCGAAGCTCCGCAGCAAGGCCTTCCTGATCTCCACCGGCATCCTGCTGGTGCTCGCGCTCGCTGGCATCATCCTCGGCGGCTTCGCGAGCAAGAACACCGATACGACGCCGATCGCCGCGACCGCCGAGACCGCGTCCGCCGTGTCGGCCATCCCCGGGGTTGAGGTGACCGAGGTCGCCGACCAGGCTGAAGCCGAGAAGCTCGTGCGCGACGACAAGGTCGACGCCGCGGTGCTGGAGGGCGACGGACCCTCGGGCTACACGATCATCGCCCTGCAGGATGCTCCGGGCTCGATCGTCTCGGCACTCTCGATCTCTCCCGAGGTCGTCATCCTGGAACCGGCGACGACGAACCCGCTGCTGCGCTACTTCATCGCGATCGCCTTCGGCCTCGTGTTCATGATGGCCGCGGCGACGTTCGGCGGCACGATCGCGCAGAGCGTCGTGGAGGAGAAGCAGACGCGCGTGGTCGAGGTCCTGCTGTCCGCGATCCCGGCCCGCACGCTGCTCGCCGGCAAGGTGATCGGCAACACGGTGCTGGCGATGGGACAGATCCTCGCCCTCGCGGCGGTGGCCACGATCGGGTTGATCGTCACCGGTCAACGCGAGGTACTCACGACCCTCGGAGCCCCGATCATCTGGTTCGCGGTGTTCTTCCTGTTCGGCTTCATCCTGCTCGCGGCGATGTTCGCGGCCGCGGCCTCGATGGTGTCGCGCCAGGAGGACATCGGATCCACGACCACTCCGATCACGATGCTGATCATGGCCCCGTACATCCTGGTCATCGTGTTCAACGACAACCCGCTGGTGCTGACGATCATGTCGTACGTGCCGTTCTCGGCCCCGGTCGGCATGCCGATGCGCCTGTTCGTCGGCGAGGCGCAGTGGTGGGAGCCGCTGTTGAGCCTGGTCATCCTGCTCGTGAGCTGCGTGGCCGCGATCGTGATCGGCGCGAAGATCTACGAGAACTCGCTCCTGCGCATGGGCTCGCGGGTCAAGCTCTCCGAGGCGCTGCGCGGCTGACGCGCACGAGAGAAGCCCCCTGCTCCGCATCACGCGCAGCAGGGGGCTTCTTCGTCCGTGCGAAGACCGGGTCAGATCACGCCGTCGGCGAGGGTGGTCGGGTTGCCGAAGCGGTGGTTCGTGATCGACACGGCCTGCTCGTGCAGGAACGGCAGCATCTCGACACGGCCGGCACCGGTCACGGCGTGCGACCACACGGCCA
Coding sequences:
- a CDS encoding ABC transporter permease, which translates into the protein MSTPTPARGSNGIWLVAEREIGSKLRSKAFLISTGILLVLALAGIILGGFASKNTDTTPIAATAETASAVSAIPGVEVTEVADQAEAEKLVRDDKVDAAVLEGDGPSGYTIIALQDAPGSIVSALSISPEVVILEPATTNPLLRYFIAIAFGLVFMMAAATFGGTIAQSVVEEKQTRVVEVLLSAIPARTLLAGKVIGNTVLAMGQILALAAVATIGLIVTGQREVLTTLGAPIIWFAVFFLFGFILLAAMFAAAASMVSRQEDIGSTTTPITMLIMAPYILVIVFNDNPLVLTIMSYVPFSAPVGMPMRLFVGEAQWWEPLLSLVILLVSCVAAIVIGAKIYENSLLRMGSRVKLSEALRG
- a CDS encoding class I SAM-dependent methyltransferase gives rise to the protein MTEYWNHNAAYHGWIIRAVSGAHRRDALDVGCGEGLLLQRLAPGYDTVTGIEPHPGTAERARARLRDIPDATVVLSDFADFDAGDRRFDLLTFVATLHHMDTRSSLAKAVTLLRPGGRLLIVGLAADRTPADWTLSALALPWARLGSMLHRESRDIGVPTAAPTESIADIRSLARDLLPGARLRRGIYYRYLLSWTKPAPTPSETPGGPTGR
- a CDS encoding benzoate/H(+) symporter BenE family transporter; the encoded protein is MPDAAPLSRPIMAGVVTALVGFTSSFAVVLTGLDAVGANAPQAASGLLAVSLMMGLACVVLAWRYRMPITVAWSTPGAALLVATGTVDGGWSAAVGAFLVTAALILLTALWPALGALIARIPPSIAQAMLAGVLLPLCLAPITGIVTNPWGVIPVVLTWLVFARLAPRWAVPLAFVAATVVVAVSLIGEGAAFDPRVLLPHLEFTTPTFTVGALVGLALPLFIVTMASQNVPGIAIMRSFGYEVPWRPAMLVTGLGTAVGATAGGHAINLAAISAALAASPDADPDPKRRWVAGVSTGASYLVLGAFSAAFAALVVLAPAAVIPAVAGLALFAAFGSSVQQAIDEPGERIPAVVTFLVAASGIAVLGVSAAFWALVAGLLVRTVLHPPRP
- a CDS encoding ABC transporter ATP-binding protein; this translates as MLELSGITKSYGSRRVLDDVSFTVAPGRLTGFVGGNGAGKTTTMRIVLGLLSSDGGSVKLDGAPLTAEDRRRFGYMPEERGLYPKMKVLEQIVYLARLHGFGKSDATERATALLTELGLGERLNDTIESLSLGNQQRAQIAASLVHDPEVLILDEPFSGLDPLAVDVVAGVLQSSAAKGASILFSSHQLDVVERLCDDLVILAGGTIRASGSRDALRAEHAHDRYELVSAGDAGWLRTEPGVTVVDFEGGYALFDADGPETAQRVLQSAVQRGDVASFAPKHPSLAQIFKEVIQ